The following DNA comes from Thalassoglobus sp. JC818.
GCTCTAAAAGTTCCTTGTAAGGCAATGGAGTGCGGCGAAGGGCCTCCTCCTCTGTGATTGTTATTTTTGGCACATTTGGATCGTTCGAAAACTGGACATTCATTGCCTCGTCAGTCGTAGAGCGGACAAATTTCGTATCTACTCTTAAGGTGATGTTGAATTCTTTTTTTTCGTCTGATGGGAATTGGCTCTCCGCATGCGCGAGGTAGGCGAGCATATTCTTCATTTGTTTGTTTGGAGGAGAGACCGAGAAGCTCTCGATAATGTCAGCCTCGTGGTGAAACGACATCGGCATTAAGAAGAAGTTGTACCGGCTAAGATCGTGGTCAAACCACTCCTGAACTAAGATCATGAAGTTCCGAAGGCTTGCCGTACCAATTTCTTGCACCCGCGCACTCAGGCCGAGATGTGTATTGAGATTGTGAACAGAGTTGTCCCGGATTTCCTCTAAGAGTACCAAGTTCTCGGCTACTTCACTGGGAAGCGGAGGTGTCTCGCTCCTAAGTTTGTTCATCGCCTTCCGTAGTCCGATGGTCATTTTATTTCCTGATCGGTTCTGCTTTGGATACTTCCGTTTAGACCTCTCTCCGTTCTTTTTCTTCCGATATTCTAGCTCGTAGATGAACTTAATCTTGTTGTAGTTCAACTGGAGAATGCGCGCCTTCAGCAGCAACTCCCAAGCGTTTATCAACAAGTTCGCAAATGTCTCGTCGCG
Coding sequences within:
- a CDS encoding DUF3644 domain-containing protein, translated to MSRSKKMMEKSVSAALSAIEVYNKPTFEYRDETFANLLINAWELLLKARILQLNYNKIKFIYELEYRKKKNGERSKRKYPKQNRSGNKMTIGLRKAMNKLRSETPPLPSEVAENLVLLEEIRDNSVHNLNTHLGLSARVQEIGTASLRNFMILVQEWFDHDLSRYNFFLMPMSFHHEADIIESFSVSPPNKQMKNMLAYLAHAESQFPSDEKKEFNITLRVDTKFVRSTTDEAMNVQFSNDPNVPKITITEEEALRRTPLPYKELLE